From the genome of Oryza glaberrima chromosome 1, OglaRS2, whole genome shotgun sequence:
ATAACAGCAATGCGAACAAACGAACAATTGCTGCAATTACTAAATTTTAGGTCAAAGTCAATTAGAAAAATCCAGTTCACAAAGTAGGTATTGGAAGCAAAATGTGTGATTCAATTTTATTCATAGTAGAGAAGAATCCGCTGACACATACAACAAGACAAACATAAACATTTCTATCCTAAATAATTAGTTAATGTACCTTGCCAAAGTATGACGAGGCAGAAGATAATGGTAATAATCAAAGCTACCAGGTTGCCAATTGAGGAAGCTGGTTTGGtgttcttcatcttcttcaaagCCTTCATCCGTTCAATCCTTGCCCTTTTTAAACTTGCGAGCTCAGATAGTTCACTAATGAGCTTCTGGTCAGCAGCATCTAATGGTGAAGCAGAAGGTGGTCGCGGCGGTCGTGGTGGCTTTTTCGaccgcttcttcttctccttctcccccatCGACTTATCCAAAAGCCCAACCTTCATCTCGCCATCGGACGTCCTATCTTCTCCGCTTTTCGCGGCGAAATCTTGAGAGCGTGACGAGCAGCAAGGAATGTGGTGATCATCCTTCATAGCTATAAGATCATTCCATGGAGTTTTCACCTGGCTAGATATCATATTCACATCCGTCCCATTATCGCCCCCCTCTCTCATTAGCAAGCAATTCCCTTTCTCCAGATCAACCAGCACATCCCGGCCATGCACTTCCTTCGACtccatgaaacaaacaaaccaaaaataataataataataataataataataataataacgcAGCTCCCCTCCTTCCAAACTAGTAGAATTCAAGAATCaaatactctctctctctctcttcttcaagaatcaaatactccctcccttCAGGCAAGGGGtcagttgaacccccaaactttCTGGGGAACACATAAACTGCTACaagcttccagatctagaagaggaCATAGGGTTAGGGCAAAGAGAAAAGGCACATGTAAACAGCAACAATGAATAGAACGCGCGCAGGTACGggcgctcaccggcggcggaagcagcagcagcagcagggacaGAGACGGCGGCACCACCGCAGCTCGCGGGACGGAGACCGGCGCTGCCGGCAAGCGGGCGAAGGAGACGGGAGccgaggaggggaaggggagatcGATCCTCGACCAggggcggcgcgaggcggcctTGCGTCGTgcccgcggaggcggaggaaggagaaggagggatCGATGGGAGCGAAATGGGGAACCGATCGTCCGTCGTTtaggggaagaagaagacagAGGAAGGGACAAGGGCAACAAGGGATGGAGCCTGAAAGGGCAGAGGTTAACGTTAATTGCCCCTAATCCAATTGCATTAGTA
Proteins encoded in this window:
- the LOC127781781 gene encoding uncharacterized protein LOC127781781, producing MESKEVHGRDVLVDLEKGNCLLMREGGDNGTDVNMISSQVKTPWNDLIAMKDDHHIPCCSSRSQDFAAKSGEDRTSDGEMKVGLLDKSMGEKEKKKRSKKPPRPPRPPSASPLDAADQKLISELSELASLKRARIERMKALKKMKNTKPASSIGNLVALIITIIFCLVILWQGVFSKYGAGIIFHGSPISSGRSHGSLFSIQFYKKNETATSPRSSSAPNNTGITTRLEIHGEARGVTE